In the genome of Aedes aegypti strain LVP_AGWG chromosome 2, AaegL5.0 Primary Assembly, whole genome shotgun sequence, the window AGTTTGGCGTCGTCACCGCGCCACAGCAAGTGCACCAGTTCGCCCTTTCTCTCCAGCTTACACATCACGCTGCCTGGTGGACCGATTCCGCGACGGGAATTCAATCTGCCGCGAAATCATCTCCATCTCGTACATCTGTTCGCTACGATGGGCCGCATCGTTGCACTGTTTCAGGATCTGGTTGATCAGTTCGAAGGTCTTTTCCCAGCTGATGAACTCGTCATCGTCCGATTTGAGTCGTTGAAGAACGGCGTCCAGCAGGAGGCGTATCCGTGTTATCCGCTGCATCGGAAGCATCAGGAAGGATGACAGACTGAGGCCATAGCAAATCGGGTCTGATTCCAACTCCAGCTGCGTTTTGGTGAACTCGGTTTTGTTCGCCTTGACGTTCTTTAGGGTGCGATCGATCTTCGCTTGGTGCTCGCAGTAGTTAACGTATACGTGGAAGTGTTTCTCGACGTGCTTGTACTTACTGCGACTGAGGCCCCAGGAGCATGATGTTGTCCTGCAAACAGTTTTCTAAATCGGAGCACTCCTGCACAGGGACAATGTTGGCGAAGAGCGTCTTGCGCTCGGAAGACGTTAGCACCTTGATGTCCCGGAAGGCCGGATGGATTTGTTGAAGATATTTGTGCTATCGTTGTGTGGTAGGCTTTGATTAGATTTGGAAATAATAAATTCAGATTATTGTATGCACCTACAGAGAGTGAACGTATTCAATTCAAGTTATCACAATACTTACTTACTGGGGAATTTCGGTGATCGAGTTTGTAATAAAATCACTTTCGGATCGCTGCGAATTAGATGCAAAATTTCCTACAACAACAAACTGTTGATGcaaacaacaaaaacaaaaccgaccccattaaacattttgaCACTtaacagccgactaaattggttgcaaaatcggtcgattgttgcaccgacgcttatggaagtttaacacAGCGATCAACTGACTAATCACCAGATTAAATCGGGTGGCCGACGAAATCTGGTGATTAGTAGGTCAACTTGcttggattttacttaaaataccgatttatccacctatttagtaggattacgtcggcccaccctattaaatcgggtgatattcggttgatccctgtgttaatcttccataagcgtcggtgcaataatcgaccgatttttcaacaaatttagtcggctgttgaactgtcaaatgtttaatgggggaTCGAATAAAAAGGGACAAACAAAAATTATGGAACTGTGGAAAACGTCAAATGAGCGTGGGTACCGTGGGTCGTTCACATTCTACAAACTGTTCGCCCGAAAAAATCGAGAGTTTCATATTGATTGATGGTACCACTGAGCGCCACCGCCGAAAATGGTCAACGACGCCGCCGATTGAAAATAtgtcggcgcacaggtctacgtcgaagaagcaaaatgaacacaccgataaggcggcatccataaattacgtaacgctctagggggagggggggggtaggctcaagcgttacggctcatacaaaattttaaaatttttcatacaaaaagcgttacggaggggggggggtccaaaattttcaattttagcgttacgtaataaatggacgccgcctaagTGGATCGGGAAGCctttccactcgtaggattcatttatccacgcgcttTTCATTttcgtgattcattgcaaggttgcttcttctcccAAAGTCGAGCACACACTCTGCTGCAGCCAAACAAAAGCACGCTTGAAGTGCCCAGCACGAGCGTGGCTGGGTGCTGCTGGCTATGGCTTGGAGCGCGACCGCAATTGAGCTAATTGCGCAACTATTATCTGGTATTGTTTAGGTACATTTACAACATAAAATCGATGGCATGTACACGAATCGCAAAATGTATTGCGCAtcccgataaaattcagaaagagAACGTCGCTCAATTTCCTCTTCTTTATTaacgaacttaaggtaacacacgatagACTTATCTTGGCATCCATGAACGTTACTCATAAGGTTTTATAGATTGATGAAGATACTTGAATATACGTAACGAAATTAATAGTAAAGAACAACCGATAGAAATATTCATTATTGGATAAAGATATTTAAAGTACTTCATAGGATGGTTGACCGGGATATTGGGCAACCCAGATGCATCTGATAACGCGGTTGGAGCAGCATTATTGTGCAtcccgataaaattcagaaaaagaacttcgctcattttcctcttctttatcaacgaacttaaggtaacacacgatagactcatcgtggcatccatgaacaatctatgttcaaactatcgttgaaaagaaaatatttctggtgtatatcatatcgatcattcggtgatctatccggatcatatgcttgctaacaacaggcatgttgatacactttcagttcatctatgtccggtagaaccgatatcacatccCCAAAGCTACAAAATCGATCATcatttatggatagcaaacagttgcaccttaagcaccgccaacacatttttaatcggaaggattttggcgcactcgaactgacaaatcctccgttgtggtgaaacttcttccgtcgacgtgatgttggacagttttctaaaacagtcgagataaaagccgagccggcagagcaatgacagttagttcgttcaaaacttcgcttcggaagtccaaccggcgaactccagattggtgctgcgaagtcaataataGTCATTGCTTacacgtttgctcactaccgtcACCTAGTTTacggttggccaaatgaagtatttttagattgggcgtaaatgttcacgtgactatgttttgaattcataattgttctagctgttacgtctttttgtctgtggtaaaacaataaataatgttTGTGTTTTatataagtttatttttaaaataaatacgttttataaataattcattTGATGTACATCTAAATCAGAAATCTACTATATCATCATGTAAATGATCTTTGAATTTTATCGATCCACGATATCTCTTGATATTTACATTACCATCGAGTTTTTTTCGTTTCGATACTTTATGACGAGTTTCTAGCGATTTTTTAAGAATAGTTTGACCGTAAGATACATGCTTTTTTGATCTTTTTGATATGTTAAATTGTGTAGGAGTTGAAGTGGCTGGGAATGGTGTTGTAGCATCTAAATTGTTATTGCTGTGGTTATGTTTATACCACATATGGGATTTGTTACATATATCATTTGTTTTTATGTCTAGGGTTTTTGGCAGACTAACGCGTAAACGCGATGTTCTTCCGTCTAATgtctttttattaatttttggtaACATTGTCGTGGTCAATGGATTAGCGGAATCGCTGAAATATTTGATTCGTGCAGTTTTTTGTTCTCTATCTCTAGCACTGTCTATAGGTGAAgaagttttttgattttttctataagtattgatattttttaaaaatgatgCGTTTAGTTTTTCGTTCACAAGAAAACCGATTTCCTTGTCCTCCAACTTTGAAAAGTCAACTTCTTTATCTAttagttttaaattgttttgttgCTTCATCGGTATTGCTTTATTTAGTTGATTTTTTGTCTTGTTGAAATGCAATATTTGATTCGTATTATTGTCTTTCTGAAGACTAACTATATGTAAATCAGATGCAGCAACTTTTTGAAGatctttcaaattaaaattcgaATGATGGGttaaatttggtaatttttcaatagcgatgtttggattttcaaataatgtGTGTATAGTAGCTTCCACTTTTTGTTCTTCTCGTTTTTCTAAATCCCGAATTACAGCTTTTTCAAAATGTGTATATCCTGATATTCCTAAGTCTGACATAAAAGCATCGTATTTATTTGGATTGGCCCTAAGAGGAAATGctttatgttttgttttcggTTTGTTGATCAAGTACGAAACATATTTTGGATTATGTTGTTTAGAAGGATTAGATTTTGCAAAAGACATCCCTGTATTATATAATGATTCTGAATATGATATGTAAGGCTTATTTTTAGGAAAAGATATGTTATCAGAGattgtctttaatttttgagATGAAGAAGTTGTGAAACGACCTGCTCCTGCATTTATTTGATTGGCAATAGAACTATGAAGGTGCGCTACAGCTACGTTGACGTTATTTGATATCGCAGCATTGAGTTGAGTGACACTGGATTTAATATTAGTGTTTAAAGTTTTAACTTTTTCTTTCAGGTTACTTGCAACAATTGGTATTAACTGTGCTGAAACAGTGTTCAATGTCTTTGGTTGTAAAGAAACTGGAACCgatgttttattgaaatttgttgaatgaACGACATAATTATCCCGGCTGATGGTTGCAGATCTGAAAAAAGGAAAGCATTTAGTGCCTAATACATTTCAAATTGAGTGAAGCAAATTTGGAACAAAATTATCAAACTCATTAAGGCTCTGGTAAAAATGTTAACAAAGTTAAAACTAAATAATCAGTTTCCTCTTTTGTAACTGTTAATTCCATGTTAGCTTGTTGGCTCTACATAAGATTAAAATTTTCGATCATcatttatggatagcaaacagttacaccttaagcaccgccaacacattttcaatcggaaggattttggcgcgctcgaactgacaaatcctccgttgtggtgaaacttcttccgtcgacgtgatgttggacagttttctaaaacagtcgagataaaagccgagccagcagagcaatgacagttagttcgttcaaaacttcgcttcggaagtccaaccggcaaactccagattggtgctgcCGGTTGGTCTACCGAACAGAGATGAACTGAAAGTATATTgcgaatattttgtaaaattttactttCGTCGAGTTAGCTGCGCGCCGGCCAGTTACGCGCAGCCCAGATCCATTGTGTGTGGCCAACGAAAACGAGGACAAATGTTAAAACTGGTCTACCAGCTGACCGTTATGAAGTGTTTATGCATGCTGCAAGGTACGGGTATACATTTTGGTCCGCTTAAATATCAATTGACTGTGATATTTACAAAAGTTGCGAAAacttttcttaatttttctgttgtattattAATTGTGCGCCAGGTAGTTGCGCGCAGTGTTGTGTGGATTGAATGCCACCGTTAAGCGCAGATTTGCTCTTAGCAGGGAAAATAAGCGCACTGTCCATGATAAGAGATTCACCCTGGCGCATAACTGTATGACAGTCACAAAAAAGAGAGAAACTAAAATATATCTCAAGAAGCGCAATATTTCCGCTCACGGTTCACAGcatcaaaatgcattattttgaattttgttattgtgctttgctttgataAATGGATTATTGGGAAAGTTGTGTATCGCACTTCGAAGGTCACCAAGCAGTGGTTCCAAATATGTTTCCATGCAAATGGATCCATACCCAAAGTTCTTCAAATGTAGATTTACGCGACAAATTACACTGGTTTTTCTGTCCAAATGCAGATTTGCACTTGACTGCATCATTGccacaatagaccatttccgtcaaacCTTACCccccatttttatatttttcttcaacaggcgattattttttatgattattgacgctttcagattttttttatcaatcagGAGTGcagattttcttacaaatttttgaaaatttatgtatTCACCGAATTTGAGATGAATTCCgtcgtgcggcacagttgtttcaaccctatgggaatacaaagtggagatttttcctCAACGATCAGTAACATCCATGCATTGAATGTTTGTAGacataatgaaatgtcaaatcCCAGCACACAACAAAACTGACTCGCTCGCTCATATCCGGGGTGCTTCGCGATTCGGGtgaaacaaacaaaacttttgCCCTAGcgataatttaattattgactTTGGCGTAAAGCACCTAACAGTCGATATTGAAAATGATATCCATGACAGGCTTTAAAGTTTGGAATGTACTGACATTCTTCAGAACGTTTTCGGCGAAGCTTGATAAGATATTTTTAGAACCAAATAGCAAAGAGATTATAGGAGATATGTGTGGTATTCATAGGGGTTTTGAAAATAGGGTCATTAAATGTATATTAAATTGAAAAGGTTTAAGTTTGATTATATTTTCTTCAGTTTAAAGTCAGGACTAAAGATTGTACTTGAgaatttcatttattatattctcattgattgttattgattagttaaaTAAGCCCTAATCGAAAATCTCCCACGATATAAAAAATgagaaacgtttttttttttttggttttcaaattGTGGTCCTTACCGTCAACATAATTATAAGGACTCCCGGAAAATTGCCATCATTGTAGCTTCATGGCCTTCTACCAATACGGAATCCTACATGATCACAACAAACATCCCCTTCATCTCCTTGCCGGAAGCTGCTGTGGTGCTCCACGATTGACTTTACGAATAGTCCCCGGAAAGGATTCTGCTCTCTTCCGATTTTGCGACCGGCGAGGAAGATTTTACTGTCCCGTAGCATATTGTTTTATTCCTCCAGAATCGATACCTTTAGAAGCTGTGGGAAATCAAATGGCATGCCAATCGAGAAGCCATTGAAACCTCGTAGCTTCCGGATTTCCAGGTGGGATCAAAtagcttaaaaaaatatattaaccgAGATGCCACGCAGTTAAATTTTCGTCGCCACTTTTCCGCTTGCCACAAAACCAGGAGAGCTACTCACCGGAATTATTCTAGGCTATTCTACAGCAGCTTCAATTCAATGTTGGATATGAAAACCTTTATTGTGGTCATGAAGGATTTCGTCGTGATAGGGagtcttaagaaaaaaaaacggggAATATGTAGGCGCGGGCAATTAGCTTCAtccccattaaacattttgaCAGTtaacagccgactaaattggttgcaaaatcggtcgattgttgcaccgacgcttatggaagtttaacacAGCGATCAACTGACTAATCACCAGATTAAATCGGGTGGCCGACGAAATCTGGTGATTAGTAGGTCAACTTGcttggattttacttaaaataccgatttatccacctatttagtaggattacgtcggcccaccctattaaatcgggtgatattcggttgatccctgtgttaatcttccataagcgtcggtgcaacaatcgaccgatttttcaacaaatttagtcggctgttgaactgtcaaatgtttaatggggatGTCTCCGATGGTGGAACCTGTTCGATCTTTGCACGCCTGACATAAGTCCAGTTGTtaccccattaaacattttgaCAGTtaacagccgactaaattggttgcaaaatcggtcgattgttgcaccgacgcttatggaagtttaacacAGCGATCAACTGACTAATCACCAGATTAAATCGGGTGGCCGACGAAATCTGGTGATCAGTAGGTCAACTTGcttggattttacttaaaataccgatttatccacctatttagtaggattacgtcggcccaccctattaaatcgggtgatattcggttgatccctgtgttaatcttccataagcgtcggtgcaacaatcgaccgatttttcaacaaatttagtcggctgttgaactgtcaaatgtttaatggggtaattacacctatcgtttatctggtgagttgcaagcttactgtcaatgatgatgtcacgctacacgataagtgttcatctgcaacaaccagacagctcaccaatccaccgcgaggtggatcgtgctgagttgttgagttgaaggagagcgaaagaaggaaggcacaaaagtctgtttgacagctctgcagaaagcgcgtgcgcacggacagagcgcatgcgcacggacagagcgcatgcgcacggacagagcgcatgcgcacggaaagagcgcatgcgcacggaaagagcgccagttcggctcgatttgcaatgatcggttattattattattttttcgctattggatattctatggtttggttgatcgatgttaaagtttgttttaaaagcagctccacttattttgaaacatattgccgtgtacaatagtagacaacacaactaatttaattaaaataatttgaaattataattatacaaaaggggaagaacgtttaggctggttgtgcattacgataaaatctcttaacataagcaatgcttgttgttggttcttgtggaaggatcaacatgttcggcttaacgaatcttattttaaatatcgaataacaccacatgcaattgaacaaaaaggatgtgattacaatagacttttgatattttcaattctgaaccaccgcaaaaaaaatattgggaatcaaaattctcctgagagggatgatgtgggggaggctcattctaattaatattgtcgttcaattatggggataaattaaaattgttattgttctatacatatttatttattataattacctgtaaatattgatacagcacaattcaagtatttaaatatcaaatagcaaacatagatatggtcggtgttcagacagactgaaccaagtgtttttttcaatcgagtaagaaaaatgtaccccaaacatgtgaaacatcaaaatattatagatatttactgtaataatggaacttatctatttgatgatacatttgtatcaaaataacatggaagatttaaaattgatggagttctttacgtatataatttattattgatgttacgagctatgtctgtagttaaactt includes:
- the LOC110676428 gene encoding uncharacterized protein LOC110676428 isoform X2; its protein translation is MSFAKSNPSKQHNPKYVSYLINKPKTKHKAFPLRANPNKYDAFMSDLGISGYTHFEKAVIRDLEKREEQKVEATIHTLFENPNIAIEKLPNLTHHSNFNLKDLQKVAASDLHIVSLQKDNNTNQILHFNKTKNQLNKAIPMKQQNNLKLIDKEVDFSKLEDKEIGFLVNEKLNASFLKNINTYRKNQKTSSPIDSARDREQKTARIKYFSDSANPLTTTMLPKINKKTLDGRTSRLRVSLPKTLDIKTNDICNKSHMWYKHNHSNNNLDATTPFPATSTPTQFNISKRSKKHVSYGQTILKKSLETRHKVSKRKKLDGNVNIKRYRGSIKFKDHLHDDIVDF
- the LOC110676428 gene encoding uncharacterized protein LOC110676428 isoform X1 translates to MALTLSIKQSQNNLVQTYFLLLVVLAVLSSRISATISRDNYVVHSTNFNKTSVPVSLQPKTLNTVSAQLIPIVASNLKEKVKTLNTNIKSSVTQLNAAISNNVNVAVAHLHSSIANQINAGAGRFTTSSSQKLKTISDNISFPKNKPYISYSESLYNTGMSFAKSNPSKQHNPKYVSYLINKPKTKHKAFPLRANPNKYDAFMSDLGISGYTHFEKAVIRDLEKREEQKVEATIHTLFENPNIAIEKLPNLTHHSNFNLKDLQKVAASDLHIVSLQKDNNTNQILHFNKTKNQLNKAIPMKQQNNLKLIDKEVDFSKLEDKEIGFLVNEKLNASFLKNINTYRKNQKTSSPIDSARDREQKTARIKYFSDSANPLTTTMLPKINKKTLDGRTSRLRVSLPKTLDIKTNDICNKSHMWYKHNHSNNNLDATTPFPATSTPTQFNISKRSKKHVSYGQTILKKSLETRHKVSKRKKLDGNVNIKRYRGSIKFKDHLHDDIVDF